A single genomic interval of Celeribacter indicus harbors:
- a CDS encoding baseplate multidomain protein megatron, which translates to MATLILGAAGAAIGGSIGGAILGVSAATIGGFIGSTIGSVVDSWIVSSLAPTQRIEGARLDSLRITSSTEGAVIPRLYGRMRIGGNIIWATDFREETKTTTQGGGKGGGGGKVKTTEYLYYASFAVALCEGPITGIGRIWADGKPMGLSGVTWRWYPGDEAQAADPFIAAKMGAANTPAYRSTAYVVFEELPLSSYGNRLPQLSFEVFRPLADPDTAEGLTRAVTLIPASGEFTYATQAIRKSSGGATQAENLNALPDTADMVVALDRLQAMAPAVESVSLVVAWFGDDLRAGSCKLRPGVEVTAKSTAPVGWSVNGVSRANAILVSRDAEDRPVYGGTPADFAVVQAIREMKARGLRVTFYPFILMDVPPGNTLPNPYSDNAAETGQPTFPWRGRITCSPAAGYAGSVDKTATAASQVAAFFGSVSPSDFAISGETVSWTGPSGDWGLRRMMLHYAHLCAVAGGVDAFLIGSEMRGLTTIRSGASSYPAVTAFKALAADVRAILGAGTEIGYAADWSEYFGHHPGDGSGDVYFHLDPLWSDANIDFVGIDNYMPLSDWRDGFGHADAAEGWPAIYDRAYLQENIAGSEGFDWFYASAADRSAQVRTPITDGAAGKPWVFRYKDLRSWWSNPHYNRPGGVESGTPTAWVPQSKPIRFTELGCPAIDRGTNQPNVFFDPKSSESFTPYFSRGWRDDTIQRAYLEATYLFWGEAANNPVSSVYGGRMVDVPECVAWTWDARPYPFFPELTDVWTDGPNWRLGHWLTGRLGAVSLAALVRHLCLRADLPEDRIDVTGLWGAVEGYAIGALESPRASITTLARHFGFDAVETEGVIRFIMRGRASVATLEPDDLVAAREGDVLELTRGQETELPQALKWQVARADEDYEAAQVEARRITVDTTRIASESFPMAVPPEEAERRCRRALMEAWTGRETAAFRLPPSRLALDPADVVMLAHDGRSIPLRLISIADADARGTEAVRQDREAYDLPPGAPRPSALSQAVVFGTPEAVLLDLPQLTDDQAAHRPFAAAHAVPWPGEIAVYRSPSTDGFDLLTTFGTRARIGTLVSDFYAGPTSRFDLGNALVVDLLTGTLESVTDLTLFGGANAIAIESAPGVWEVVQAGAAELIAPGRYRLTRLLRGQRGTEGAMGNPAPSGARVVVLDAALTSLPIAEAELGIPWNWRIGPANRPVNDETYVAQTFTPAGVGLRPFSVAHVEQPWREPRTAGDLTIRWTRRSRALAADSWGGLEVPLAEELEAYEVEILDGATVKRVLSAATASAIYTAAAQTADWGAVLGPGDTLDIRLFQLSALVGRGAPKTVTLTF; encoded by the coding sequence ATGGCCACCCTCATTCTCGGCGCCGCCGGTGCCGCCATCGGCGGCTCGATCGGTGGCGCGATCCTCGGCGTCAGCGCGGCGACCATCGGCGGCTTCATCGGTTCCACCATCGGCTCGGTCGTCGACAGCTGGATCGTGTCCTCGCTCGCACCGACCCAACGGATCGAAGGCGCGCGGCTCGACAGCTTGCGCATCACGTCCTCGACCGAGGGGGCGGTGATCCCGCGCCTCTACGGCCGAATGCGGATCGGCGGGAACATCATCTGGGCCACCGATTTCCGCGAGGAGACGAAGACCACCACGCAGGGCGGCGGCAAGGGCGGTGGAGGCGGCAAGGTCAAGACGACCGAGTATCTCTACTATGCCTCCTTCGCCGTGGCGCTCTGCGAGGGGCCGATCACCGGGATCGGGCGCATCTGGGCCGACGGAAAGCCGATGGGCCTCTCGGGCGTCACCTGGCGCTGGTATCCCGGCGACGAGGCGCAGGCGGCCGATCCGTTCATCGCGGCGAAGATGGGCGCGGCCAACACTCCGGCCTATCGCAGCACGGCCTATGTCGTTTTCGAGGAACTGCCGCTGTCGAGCTACGGCAACCGCCTGCCGCAGCTGTCCTTCGAGGTGTTCCGACCGCTCGCCGACCCCGACACAGCCGAGGGGCTGACCCGCGCTGTCACCCTGATCCCGGCCTCGGGCGAGTTCACCTATGCCACCCAGGCCATCCGCAAATCCTCCGGCGGCGCGACGCAGGCCGAAAACTTGAACGCGCTACCCGACACCGCCGACATGGTGGTCGCGCTCGACCGCCTGCAGGCCATGGCGCCGGCCGTCGAGAGCGTCAGCCTCGTCGTCGCCTGGTTCGGCGACGACCTGCGCGCGGGTTCCTGCAAGCTGCGCCCGGGCGTCGAGGTCACGGCGAAATCCACGGCGCCGGTCGGCTGGTCGGTCAATGGCGTCAGCCGCGCCAATGCCATCCTCGTCAGCCGCGACGCTGAAGACCGCCCTGTCTATGGCGGCACGCCCGCTGATTTTGCCGTGGTACAGGCGATCCGGGAGATGAAAGCGCGTGGGCTGCGTGTGACCTTCTATCCGTTCATCCTGATGGATGTGCCGCCCGGCAACACGCTGCCGAACCCGTATTCCGACAATGCCGCCGAGACCGGCCAGCCCACATTCCCCTGGCGCGGCCGGATCACCTGTTCGCCCGCGGCAGGCTATGCCGGGAGCGTAGACAAGACGGCTACTGCCGCCAGCCAGGTCGCGGCCTTCTTCGGCAGCGTCAGCCCCTCCGACTTCGCGATCTCAGGCGAGACCGTCTCCTGGACGGGCCCGTCCGGCGACTGGGGCCTGCGCCGCATGATGCTGCATTACGCCCATCTCTGCGCGGTGGCAGGCGGGGTCGACGCTTTCCTGATCGGCTCTGAAATGCGCGGCCTGACCACCATCCGCTCGGGCGCCAGCAGCTATCCCGCTGTTACCGCGTTCAAGGCGCTCGCCGCCGACGTGCGCGCCATTCTCGGGGCGGGCACGGAGATCGGCTATGCGGCCGACTGGTCGGAATACTTCGGCCATCATCCGGGCGACGGCAGCGGCGATGTCTATTTCCACCTCGACCCGCTCTGGTCGGACGCCAACATCGATTTCGTCGGCATCGACAATTACATGCCGCTCTCCGACTGGCGCGACGGCTTCGGGCATGCGGATGCGGCCGAAGGCTGGCCCGCGATCTACGACCGGGCCTATCTGCAGGAGAACATCGCGGGTAGCGAAGGCTTCGACTGGTTCTACGCATCGGCGGCGGATCGGTCGGCGCAAGTGCGCACGCCGATCACCGATGGCGCCGCCGGCAAGCCGTGGGTCTTCCGCTACAAGGATCTGCGCAGCTGGTGGTCGAACCCGCATTACAATCGCCCGGGCGGGGTAGAGAGCGGCACGCCGACGGCGTGGGTGCCGCAATCGAAACCCATCCGCTTCACCGAACTCGGCTGCCCGGCCATCGACCGGGGCACGAACCAGCCCAATGTCTTCTTCGACCCGAAGTCGTCGGAGAGCTTCACGCCGTATTTCTCGCGGGGCTGGCGCGACGACACCATCCAGCGCGCCTATCTCGAGGCGACCTACCTGTTCTGGGGCGAGGCCGCGAACAACCCGGTGTCCTCGGTCTACGGCGGCCGGATGGTCGATGTGCCGGAATGCGTGGCATGGACCTGGGACGCGCGGCCGTATCCGTTCTTCCCTGAACTGACCGACGTCTGGACCGACGGACCGAACTGGCGGCTCGGCCATTGGCTGACCGGCCGCCTTGGCGCGGTGTCGCTGGCGGCCCTCGTGCGGCACCTCTGCCTGCGCGCCGATCTGCCCGAGGATCGCATCGACGTCACCGGCCTCTGGGGCGCGGTCGAGGGCTATGCCATTGGCGCGCTGGAAAGCCCTCGGGCCTCGATCACCACGCTGGCGCGCCACTTCGGCTTCGATGCCGTCGAGACCGAGGGCGTGATCCGCTTCATCATGCGCGGCCGGGCCTCCGTCGCCACCCTGGAGCCCGATGATCTGGTCGCCGCGCGCGAGGGCGACGTGCTGGAACTGACACGCGGCCAGGAGACCGAGCTGCCACAGGCCCTGAAGTGGCAGGTCGCCCGCGCCGACGAGGATTACGAAGCGGCTCAGGTCGAGGCCAGGCGCATCACCGTCGACACGACGCGCATCGCCTCCGAGAGCTTCCCGATGGCGGTGCCGCCCGAGGAAGCGGAGCGCCGTTGCCGCCGCGCGCTGATGGAAGCTTGGACCGGTCGCGAGACGGCGGCGTTCCGTCTTCCGCCCTCGCGGCTGGCGCTCGACCCGGCCGATGTCGTCATGCTCGCCCATGACGGCCGGTCCATCCCGCTTCGGCTCATCTCGATTGCCGACGCCGACGCGCGCGGCACCGAGGCCGTCCGCCAGGATCGGGAGGCCTACGACCTGCCGCCCGGCGCGCCGCGACCCTCGGCGCTGTCGCAGGCCGTCGTCTTCGGCACGCCCGAGGCGGTCCTGCTCGATCTGCCGCAGCTGACCGATGATCAGGCCGCGCATCGGCCCTTCGCGGCGGCGCATGCGGTGCCTTGGCCCGGCGAGATCGCGGTTTATCGAAGCCCATCGACGGACGGCTTCGACCTGCTAACCACGTTTGGCACACGCGCCCGGATCGGCACGCTGGTCTCGGACTTCTACGCCGGACCCACCTCGCGCTTCGATCTCGGCAACGCGCTGGTGGTCGATCTGCTGACCGGCACGCTGGAAAGCGTCACCGATTTGACCCTGTTCGGCGGCGCCAATGCCATCGCCATCGAGAGCGCGCCCGGCGTCTGGGAGGTCGTGCAGGCGGGCGCGGCCGAACTGATCGCCCCTGGCCGGTATCGCCTGACCCGACTCCTGCGCGGCCAGCGCGGCACCGAGGGCGCCATGGGCAATCCGGCGCCTTCTGGTGCGCGGGTCGTGGTACTCGACGCAGCGTTGACATCGCTGCCGATCGCCGAGGCCGAGCTCGGCATTCCATGGAACTGGCGCATTGGCCCGGCAAACCGCCCGGTCAACGACGAGACCTACGTCGCCCAGACCTTCACGCCCGCGGGCGTGGGGCTGCGGCCGTTCTCCGTCGCCCATGTCGAGCAGCCTTGGCGCGAACCGCGCACGGCCGGGGACCTGACCATCCGCTGGACGCGCCGATCCCGCGCACTCGCCGCCGACAGCTGGGGCGGGCTCGAGGTGCCGCTGGCCGAGGAACTCGAAGCCTACGAGGTCGAGATCCTCGACGGCGCCACGGTGAAGCGGGTGCTGAGCGCGGCCACCGCCAGCGCGATCTACACCGCCGCCGCCCAGACCGCCGACTGGGGCGCGGTGCTCGGTCCGGGCGACACGCTCGACATTCGTCTCTTCCAGCTCTCTGCCCTCGTCGGGCGGGGCGCACCCAAGACAGTCACGCTCACGTTCTGA
- a CDS encoding DUF2793 domain-containing protein, which produces MSDATTYLLLPYILAAQAQKHVTHNEALRILDGLVQLSVLDRDLTTPPVSPADGDRYVVGSGATGDWAGWDLNIALWTDGAWLRLPPRTGWRTWVEDEAVLLVWTGAAWEVVGEPSDISDAVFSLINDADPTKKAVFSLSGISTGTTRSYTLPNTSSELAILAGTQTFNGNKTFSGTLTASGTVTVSGATATIGTATGTATYGMGTGATTTGLTKTVNLGTGGASGSTTVVNIGPVTSGANGTTVINTPTVTFANAVTQVGMPQANLTAQLLGLGGATADSYNRLSVNTPAVLLNNAGAGIEATVNKAAAANDASFAFKTNWSARALIGLLGSDDFSFKVSPDGSAFYEAIRIDRTSGRVEMPEPLVLPALDAVPAPPPTGKLAIYARDRAGAGWLDVQRPSGRFFPLQPHFGVNRIATWAPSTGTTVNTNGMPRTAVGTVSTPTLATTNLSTSMRRWRVTSAATADAAAEERSAGWVCWRGNADGLGGFTYVNRLSLVTLQATGMGFFGLYGSTTALATTLTLSAVVNCIGIGFQRGTHTNWQLVQNEPLRVCRRLQLLSRMEHHEQDNEQIFP; this is translated from the coding sequence ATGTCCGACGCCACGACCTATCTCCTGCTGCCATACATCCTGGCGGCGCAGGCCCAGAAGCATGTCACCCACAACGAGGCGCTGCGGATCCTCGACGGGCTTGTCCAGCTCTCCGTCCTCGACCGGGACCTGACCACGCCGCCAGTCAGCCCTGCCGATGGCGACCGCTACGTTGTCGGCTCGGGCGCGACGGGCGACTGGGCGGGGTGGGATCTGAACATCGCCCTCTGGACCGACGGCGCCTGGTTGCGCCTGCCACCGCGTACTGGCTGGCGGACATGGGTCGAGGACGAGGCCGTGCTGCTCGTCTGGACTGGCGCTGCCTGGGAGGTCGTCGGCGAGCCAAGCGACATCTCGGACGCCGTCTTCAGCCTGATCAACGATGCCGATCCCACAAAGAAGGCGGTCTTCTCGCTGTCCGGGATCAGCACCGGCACGACCCGCAGCTACACGCTGCCCAACACCTCCTCGGAACTGGCGATCCTGGCGGGGACCCAGACCTTCAACGGCAACAAGACCTTCTCGGGCACACTGACGGCCTCCGGTACCGTCACGGTCTCGGGAGCGACTGCGACCATCGGCACGGCCACGGGAACGGCGACCTACGGCATGGGCACCGGGGCGACGACCACCGGCCTTACCAAGACCGTGAACCTCGGCACCGGCGGCGCGTCGGGGTCGACCACGGTCGTCAACATCGGCCCCGTGACCTCGGGCGCGAACGGCACCACGGTGATCAACACGCCGACTGTAACCTTCGCCAATGCCGTGACCCAGGTCGGCATGCCCCAGGCGAACCTGACCGCCCAGCTTCTGGGCCTCGGCGGGGCGACGGCCGACAGCTACAACCGGCTGTCGGTCAACACCCCCGCGGTGCTCCTGAACAACGCGGGCGCCGGGATCGAGGCGACGGTCAACAAGGCCGCGGCCGCCAACGATGCGAGTTTCGCTTTCAAGACCAACTGGTCGGCCCGCGCACTGATCGGCCTTCTTGGCAGCGACGATTTCAGCTTCAAGGTCAGCCCGGACGGCTCGGCCTTCTACGAGGCGATCCGGATCGACCGCACCAGCGGCCGGGTCGAGATGCCCGAACCTCTGGTGCTCCCGGCGCTCGATGCCGTGCCCGCACCGCCGCCGACCGGCAAGCTGGCTATTTATGCGCGCGACCGCGCGGGGGCTGGATGGCTCGACGTCCAGCGCCCCTCGGGGCGGTTCTTTCCGCTGCAGCCGCATTTCGGGGTGAACCGCATCGCGACCTGGGCGCCGTCCACCGGTACGACCGTCAACACCAACGGCATGCCGCGCACCGCCGTCGGCACCGTGTCCACGCCGACACTCGCCACCACCAACCTTTCGACCTCAATGCGCCGCTGGCGCGTGACCAGCGCCGCCACCGCCGATGCAGCGGCGGAGGAGCGTTCGGCCGGCTGGGTCTGCTGGCGCGGCAATGCGGATGGGCTGGGCGGCTTCACCTACGTGAACCGGCTCTCGCTGGTGACGCTGCAGGCGACCGGTATGGGCTTCTTCGGCCTCTACGGATCGACCACGGCGCTGGCCACGACCTTGACGTTGTCCGCCGTGGTGAACTGCATCGGCATCGGCTTCCAGCGCGGCACCCACACGAACTGGCAACTCGTGCAGAATGAACCGCTCCGGGTTTGCCGGAGGCTCCAACTCTTGAGTAGGATGGAGCATCATGAGCAAGACAACGAACAAATATTCCCCTGA
- a CDS encoding IS3 family transposase (programmed frameshift): protein MSKTTNKYSPEVRERAVRMVLDNAGQHESRWQAIVSISAKIGCSTNTLNDWVKKAEIDRGDRAGVSTEMAEKMKALERENRELKQANEILRKASAYFCDGGARPPTEVMIAFIDDYRGELGVEPICKHLPIAPSTYYDHLAKRADPDLRSDRFKRDDELRPEIERVFDENYKVYGVRKVWRQMRREGFDVARCTIARLMKDLGLQGVIRGKPHKTTIPDKKQPCPMDKVNRQFRVPAPNMLWVSDFTYVATWQGFVYVAFVIDTFARRIVGWRVSRTAHTGFVLDALEQAVHQRQPGVGLIHHSDRGSQYLAIKYTERLAEAGIEPSVGSVGDSYDNALAETINGLFKAEVIHRRGPWRSLDAVEYATLEWVDWFNNRRLLEPIGNIPPAEAEANFYAALVTKTIAA from the exons ATGAGCAAGACAACGAACAAATATTCCCCTGAAGTGCGCGAGCGAGCGGTTCGTATGGTTTTGGACAACGCCGGTCAGCATGAGAGCCGCTGGCAAGCGATCGTATCGATCTCGGCGAAGATAGGCTGTTCGACGAACACGCTGAATGACTGGGTCAAAAAGGCAGAGATTGATCGTGGCGACCGTGCTGGGGTCAGTACCGAGATGGCCGAGAAGATGAAGGCGCTGGAGCGCGAGAACCGCGAACTCAAGCAGGCGAATGAGATCCTGCGGAAGGCGTCGGCGTATT TTTGCGATGGCGGAGCTCGACCGCCGACCGAAGTCATGATCGCCTTTATCGACGATTATCGTGGAGAGCTCGGGGTCGAGCCGATCTGCAAGCACCTGCCGATTGCCCCGTCCACATACTACGATCATCTGGCCAAACGGGCCGACCCTGATCTGCGCTCGGATCGGTTCAAGCGCGACGACGAGCTTCGCCCCGAGATCGAGCGCGTGTTCGATGAGAATTACAAGGTCTATGGCGTGCGCAAAGTCTGGCGCCAGATGCGGCGGGAAGGATTTGATGTGGCCCGATGCACGATAGCCCGGTTGATGAAGGATTTGGGCCTGCAGGGCGTCATCCGGGGCAAGCCGCATAAAACGACGATCCCTGACAAGAAGCAGCCGTGCCCGATGGACAAGGTAAACCGGCAATTCCGGGTGCCGGCACCGAACATGCTCTGGGTCAGCGATTTCACCTATGTCGCCACCTGGCAAGGGTTCGTTTATGTGGCATTCGTGATCGACACGTTCGCGCGCCGGATCGTTGGGTGGCGCGTCAGCCGCACGGCTCACACAGGCTTCGTTCTCGACGCTTTGGAACAGGCTGTTCATCAGCGGCAGCCTGGTGTGGGACTGATCCATCACTCAGACCGCGGATCGCAATACCTGGCGATAAAATACACCGAACGCTTGGCCGAGGCAGGAATCGAACCCTCGGTCGGCAGCGTCGGTGACAGCTATGACAACGCTTTGGCCGAGACAATCAATGGTCTCTTCAAGGCGGAGGTCATCCACCGCCGTGGCCCGTGGCGCAGTCTGGACGCCGTGGAATACGCCACTCTGGAATGGGTCGACTGGTTCAACAATCGCCGCCTCCTCGAGCCCATCGGGAACATCCCACCAGCGGAAGCAGAGGCAAACTTCTACGCAGCTCTGGTAACTAAGACCATAGCCGCATAA
- a CDS encoding type I restriction enzyme subunit R domain-containing protein — MTFIAAEKHQSQVPALQLLVALGFTPLSQEEALRLRGGRLRNVVLDDVLAEQLMRINRFTHRGREYSFALERSIENPRIIIVTDRDDLDKQIKDTFKSCDLEPIRATSGAHLLELVQNKAPLVTTIINKFDTALKNSKLADEDPNIFVLVDESHRTQTGRYGGHSQFAAKMRRLLPKACYLGFTGTPLLKKEKNTLSTFGRFIHRYAIDEAVADGAVVPLLYEGRLVEQQVSGAVIDRWFDKISEGLTENQKRDLKRKFSRMDALAKTDQAIRAKAFDISEHFRQHWQGTGFKAQLIAPSKAAAVRFKEVLDEIGHVSSAIVISPPDDNEGNEEVDQESKDLVRKFWLSMMARYKTEEEYNRQIIDAFKGSGDPEILIIVSKLLTGFDAPRNTVLYVCKSLKEHNLLQAIARVNRLYEDGGTEKQFGFIIDYEGLLGELDSAL, encoded by the coding sequence ATGACTTTCATCGCCGCTGAGAAACACCAATCCCAGGTCCCGGCACTTCAGCTGCTGGTCGCGCTCGGGTTCACGCCGCTCTCGCAGGAGGAGGCCCTCCGCCTCCGTGGCGGGCGCCTCCGTAACGTCGTGCTGGACGATGTTCTTGCCGAGCAGCTGATGCGCATCAACCGCTTTACCCATCGGGGTCGCGAGTATTCCTTCGCCTTAGAGCGCAGCATCGAGAACCCGCGGATCATCATAGTCACGGACCGCGATGATCTCGACAAGCAGATCAAAGATACCTTCAAGTCCTGTGATCTCGAGCCGATCCGCGCGACGAGCGGGGCTCACCTTCTAGAGCTCGTCCAAAACAAGGCTCCGCTGGTCACCACGATCATCAACAAGTTCGATACGGCGTTGAAGAACAGCAAGCTGGCGGACGAAGATCCGAACATCTTCGTGCTGGTGGACGAGAGCCACAGGACTCAGACGGGGCGCTACGGCGGCCACAGCCAATTCGCCGCCAAGATGCGCCGCCTCCTTCCAAAGGCCTGCTACCTCGGCTTCACCGGTACGCCTCTGCTGAAGAAGGAGAAGAACACGCTGTCGACCTTCGGGCGGTTCATCCACCGCTACGCTATTGACGAGGCGGTCGCCGACGGTGCCGTCGTGCCGCTGCTCTACGAGGGACGGCTCGTTGAGCAGCAGGTCTCGGGCGCAGTTATCGACCGTTGGTTCGACAAGATCAGCGAGGGGCTGACCGAGAACCAGAAGCGTGATCTAAAGCGGAAGTTCTCTCGGATGGACGCCTTGGCCAAGACCGATCAGGCCATTCGAGCCAAGGCGTTCGACATCTCCGAGCACTTTCGCCAGCACTGGCAGGGTACTGGGTTCAAGGCGCAGCTCATCGCCCCGTCGAAAGCGGCGGCCGTCCGCTTCAAGGAGGTCCTCGACGAGATCGGCCACGTGTCGAGTGCGATCGTCATCTCGCCGCCGGACGATAACGAGGGCAACGAGGAGGTCGACCAGGAATCCAAGGACCTCGTGCGGAAATTTTGGTTGTCAATGATGGCGCGGTACAAGACCGAGGAAGAGTACAACCGCCAGATCATCGACGCCTTCAAGGGCTCCGGCGATCCAGAAATCCTGATCATCGTCTCCAAGCTGCTCACCGGCTTCGACGCGCCCCGTAACACGGTCCTTTACGTCTGCAAGTCCCTGAAGGAACATAACCTCCTGCAGGCGATTGCGCGCGTAAACCGCCTCTACGAGGACGGTGGCACGGAGAAGCAGTTCGGCTTCATCATCGACTACGAAGGGTTGCTAGGCGAGCTCGACAGCGCCCTGTGA
- a CDS encoding serine/threonine-protein kinase, translated as MNQLVLVTLTPGMTLYKYRLVSKIGAGSFGEVWLAHDLAVQREYAVKILQPGVSVDERLREAQIGNRLEHNNLVYVHQADVVPVSGEHAVILAMDYQPNGSVETLANPAGYLPLPAVLRIARDILQGLEYLHARSFYHNDIKPGNILLGSQQQAMLSDYGITGVSSNGAPVAAPNAYVLHRAPEVLTTGNIGVSSDIFQVGMTLARLLIHMDHLRAVRASIGTAQYEQDIASGKLLQAKDFGCHIPAAVRRVILKAVHPDPVQRYTSALEMRRALEKLNYPGHWTVDAAGSEVGICRTHEFSHSVSPVAGGKFDVTCSKRNVVSGNNQRVTQFCKRGVTQKQAEKVVADFKQFVVTGK; from the coding sequence ATGAACCAGCTTGTCCTTGTCACCCTCACGCCCGGCATGACCCTCTACAAGTACCGGTTGGTCAGCAAGATCGGCGCAGGCAGCTTCGGAGAGGTCTGGCTGGCGCATGATCTTGCCGTGCAGCGAGAGTACGCGGTCAAGATCCTCCAGCCAGGGGTGTCCGTGGACGAGCGGCTGCGTGAGGCCCAGATCGGCAACCGGCTCGAGCACAACAACCTCGTGTACGTCCACCAGGCCGATGTCGTGCCGGTGTCGGGGGAGCATGCCGTCATCCTCGCCATGGACTACCAGCCGAACGGCTCGGTCGAGACCCTGGCAAATCCGGCGGGCTATCTGCCGCTTCCCGCCGTCCTGCGGATCGCACGAGATATCCTGCAGGGGCTGGAGTATCTCCATGCGCGCAGCTTCTATCACAACGACATCAAGCCGGGGAACATTCTGCTGGGGTCTCAGCAGCAGGCCATGCTGTCGGACTACGGGATTACGGGCGTTTCATCGAACGGTGCCCCGGTAGCGGCCCCGAACGCCTACGTTCTCCACCGTGCACCGGAAGTCCTTACGACGGGCAACATCGGCGTCAGTTCGGACATCTTCCAGGTCGGCATGACCCTCGCACGGTTGCTTATTCACATGGACCATCTGCGGGCAGTTCGCGCCAGCATCGGCACGGCGCAGTACGAACAGGACATAGCGTCTGGGAAGCTGCTTCAGGCGAAGGACTTCGGGTGCCACATCCCAGCAGCAGTTCGTCGCGTCATCCTGAAGGCTGTCCATCCTGATCCGGTCCAGCGGTACACCAGCGCTCTCGAGATGCGGCGAGCGCTTGAAAAGCTGAACTACCCCGGGCACTGGACAGTCGACGCCGCCGGCAGCGAAGTCGGCATATGCAGGACCCACGAGTTCTCGCACTCGGTCTCGCCGGTAGCAGGCGGGAAGTTCGACGTGACCTGCAGCAAGCGCAATGTGGTCTCAGGCAATAATCAGCGCGTCACCCAGTTCTGCAAGCGTGGTGTCACCCAAAAGCAGGCGGAAAAGGTCGTCGCGGACTTCAAGCAATTCGTGGTGACCGGCAAATGA
- a CDS encoding YcbK family protein, translating into MTTTFHRHWRDVPESTWRWPNFSPAEIACRGTGKLLINEPALDKLQALRDRLGKPLIVRSAYRSPEHNRAVGGATRSKHLDGAAFDIAMANHDPVAFEAAAREVGFLGFGFYPRSEFIHVDLGPARQWGERFPARAVPFAAETPPQREVLAQSRTMKGGGAAGVATLGAAGVEVAEQVLTETQTAILPLVPYLDTLRWVFIAVALGGIAVTIYARLDDWKRGQR; encoded by the coding sequence ATGACCACGACCTTCCACCGCCACTGGCGTGACGTACCGGAGAGCACCTGGCGCTGGCCCAACTTCTCCCCCGCCGAGATCGCCTGCCGGGGCACCGGCAAGCTGCTCATCAACGAGCCCGCGCTCGACAAGCTGCAGGCGCTGCGTGACCGGCTGGGCAAGCCGCTGATCGTCCGCTCGGCCTATCGCAGCCCCGAGCACAACCGCGCCGTGGGCGGCGCGACCCGATCGAAGCACCTCGACGGCGCCGCCTTCGACATCGCCATGGCGAACCACGACCCGGTGGCCTTCGAGGCCGCAGCGCGCGAGGTGGGGTTCCTCGGCTTCGGCTTCTATCCGCGCTCGGAGTTCATCCATGTCGATCTCGGGCCGGCACGGCAGTGGGGCGAGCGGTTCCCGGCGCGTGCCGTTCCCTTTGCCGCCGAGACCCCGCCGCAGCGCGAAGTCCTGGCGCAGAGTCGGACCATGAAGGGCGGTGGCGCGGCGGGCGTCGCGACGCTCGGAGCAGCCGGAGTCGAGGTGGCGGAGCAGGTGCTCACCGAAACCCAGACCGCGATCCTGCCGCTCGTCCCGTATCTCGACACCCTGCGCTGGGTGTTCATCGCGGTCGCCCTCGGCGGCATCGCGGTCACGATCTACGCCCGCCTCGATGACTGGAAACGAGGACAGCGATGA